From the Perognathus longimembris pacificus isolate PPM17 chromosome 9, ASM2315922v1, whole genome shotgun sequence genome, one window contains:
- the LOC125357534 gene encoding KH homology domain-containing protein 1-like has product MDTCSLSMGAWWTEPENFSAPLVLYLEEEQEEEIFGQEDRYLRCMEEHSHTLIQLEPWFTVTGHTRVTVVGSPRARQWLMGMIWLLEHKDFHYRARGYQMLQSVRSQPLTKEDLATCLRVQLDSLVVKGYQDK; this is encoded by the exons ATGGACACGTGCTCTCTCAGCATGGGAGCATGGTGGACCGAGCCTGAAAATTTCAGTGCTCCGTTGGTTTTGTAcctggaagaggagcaggaggaggagattttCG GGCAGGAGGACAGATATCTTCGCTGCATGGAGGAGCACAGCCACACCCTCATTCAGCTGGAGCCCTGGTTCACCGTCACAGGCCACACTCGAGTCACCGTGGTGGGGTCCCCAAGGGCCAGGCAATGGCTGATGGGCATGATATGGCTTTTGGAGCACAAGGACTTTCACTATCGAGCTCGAG gctaccaGATGCTGCAAAGTGTCCGGAGCCAGCCACTAACCAAAGAAGACTTGGCCACCTGCCTCCGTGTGCAGCTGGACTCCTTGGTGGTGAAAGGCTACCAGGACAAGTGA